From one Microlunatus sp. Gsoil 973 genomic stretch:
- a CDS encoding zinc-binding dehydrogenase: protein MLAARLNVVDRRLIIDDVPTPVPGPGQVRIAVRASGVCLSDVHLVQGLLTPVHLDGDVVTLGHEVAGIVDALGPGSDGWTEGRRVIVQAGRWVGGRVLTMGADFDGGWAEFLLAGVESLVPIPDDLPFEQAAIIPDAVSTPWAAITTTGRVRPGEAAGVWGVGGLGSHAVRVLRMIGAAPVVAVDPHPAARERAVAFGADVALDSADDVLPERIREITGGRGLAAAFDFAGVGAVREQAIRCLGTGGRLVLVGLTPEPMMIDNPTLLSFMGQQVRGHYGSGVDDLGVLVELVRHGRLELSRSISDVLPLDQAAVAVDRLERKEGDPIRLVLRP from the coding sequence ATGCTCGCTGCCCGCCTCAATGTCGTCGATCGCCGGCTGATCATCGACGACGTGCCGACTCCCGTACCGGGTCCTGGACAGGTGCGGATCGCGGTCCGGGCTTCCGGGGTGTGTCTGTCCGACGTGCACCTGGTGCAGGGGCTGCTGACGCCGGTCCATCTGGACGGCGACGTGGTGACCCTGGGGCACGAGGTCGCCGGGATCGTCGACGCACTCGGGCCGGGCAGTGACGGCTGGACCGAGGGCCGGCGGGTGATCGTGCAGGCCGGTCGGTGGGTCGGTGGCCGGGTGCTCACCATGGGAGCCGACTTCGACGGCGGTTGGGCGGAGTTCCTACTGGCCGGTGTCGAGTCCCTGGTCCCGATCCCGGACGACCTGCCCTTCGAACAGGCCGCGATCATTCCCGATGCCGTGTCGACTCCGTGGGCGGCGATCACCACCACCGGGCGGGTCAGGCCGGGTGAGGCGGCGGGTGTCTGGGGGGTCGGCGGGCTGGGTAGCCATGCCGTCCGGGTGCTGCGGATGATCGGTGCTGCACCGGTGGTCGCGGTCGATCCACATCCCGCGGCGCGGGAGCGCGCCGTTGCCTTCGGTGCGGACGTCGCGCTGGATTCGGCCGATGACGTGTTGCCGGAGCGGATCCGGGAGATCACCGGCGGGCGGGGCCTGGCGGCGGCGTTCGACTTCGCCGGTGTCGGAGCCGTCCGGGAACAGGCGATCAGGTGTCTGGGCACGGGTGGTCGGCTGGTCCTGGTCGGGCTGACCCCGGAACCGATGATGATCGACAATCCGACCCTGCTCAGTTTCATGGGCCAACAGGTCCGTGGCCACTACGGTTCGGGTGTCGATGATCTTGGTGTGCTGGTCGAGCTGGTGCGGCACGGCCGGCTGGAGTTGAGCAGGTCGATCTCCGACGTTCTGCCGCTCGATCAGGCGGCCGTGGCCGTCGACCGGCTGGAACGCAAGGAGGGTGACCCGATCCGGCTGGTGCTCAGGCCCTGA
- a CDS encoding ABC transporter permease, with protein MSPDQIRQQVEAIYGVMPSGPLWKQYLTYVGNVFRGDFGDSMLNPGQGVLSIIASALPWTVILVGVSLIISFVIGLVIGTILAAYPDTTFSKVMTGVVSFLSAVPNYLIAIVLIYLLADLNHFFPITGAYSNNTVPGLNPPFIGSVLYHAALPMAAYVIVSFGAWSLAMKGSVTTVLGADYVRAAEARGLGGRRVTQTYIGRNAMLPMITNLAVSVGYMFGGSVFIETYFSYPGLGFRLISAVNSRDYSLMMGCFILITVAVVVSNFVVDLIYPVVDPRILKPASRKARLTTPPPQAELPGAEAMNA; from the coding sequence GTGAGTCCGGACCAGATCCGACAACAGGTGGAGGCCATCTACGGCGTCATGCCGAGCGGTCCGCTGTGGAAGCAGTATCTGACCTACGTCGGCAACGTCTTCCGCGGTGACTTCGGAGACTCGATGCTGAATCCGGGGCAGGGCGTGCTGAGCATCATCGCCAGTGCCCTGCCCTGGACGGTCATCCTGGTCGGCGTGTCACTGATCATCAGCTTCGTCATCGGACTGGTGATCGGAACGATCCTGGCCGCCTACCCGGACACTACGTTCTCCAAGGTCATGACCGGCGTCGTGTCCTTCCTGTCGGCCGTGCCGAACTACTTGATCGCGATCGTGCTGATCTACCTGCTGGCCGACCTGAACCACTTCTTCCCGATCACCGGCGCCTATTCCAACAACACGGTGCCGGGGCTCAATCCGCCGTTCATCGGCAGCGTGCTCTACCACGCGGCGTTGCCCATGGCGGCGTACGTGATCGTCTCCTTCGGCGCCTGGTCGCTGGCGATGAAGGGCAGCGTCACGACGGTGCTCGGTGCGGACTACGTCCGGGCCGCGGAGGCCCGCGGCCTGGGCGGCCGGCGCGTCACGCAGACCTACATCGGCCGGAACGCGATGCTGCCGATGATCACCAATCTCGCCGTCTCGGTCGGTTACATGTTCGGCGGCTCGGTGTTCATCGAGACGTACTTCTCCTACCCTGGCCTGGGGTTCCGGCTGATCTCGGCTGTCAACTCACGCGACTATTCGCTGATGATGGGCTGCTTCATCCTGATCACCGTCGCCGTCGTCGTCTCCAATTTCGTGGTCGACCTGATCTACCCGGTCGTCGACCCGCGGATCCTGAAACCGGCCAGTCGGAAGGCGCGGCTGACGACTCCGCCGCCGCAGGCCGAACTGCCCGGCGCCGAAGCGATGAACGCCTAG
- a CDS encoding AraC family transcriptional regulator — protein sequence MAAPGRSLYRESEMFADRPVLAGVWYLDGDAEVHGHDFIEIALIGHGTGRHLNVRGEQPLVPGDLLVLRPGAWHGFVDCVDLEVANCCLSAQALDGRLSFLYSDPVLRQLLWTGPVLAGRQGNYAVRLRADAAAAGVSAIRKLGAVSGAGLGLIGQLLITLGLLVDALPDARPAGAADGQAAAPPGWPETPGVIREVAALMAAGPERPWRVEELADLAALDPDYLGRLFRRHLGVSPMTYLARIRVERAARLLTHTADPAARIGALVGWPDPTYFARRFRQLTGLTPTAYRDRARARGAGIEPAVRAPETESAAPEAADTPHKSGGYVTPRRGGRGAGRLGPCPQRPTSTWMS from the coding sequence GTGGCAGCCCCAGGTCGGTCGCTGTACCGGGAGTCGGAGATGTTCGCCGATCGCCCGGTGCTGGCCGGCGTCTGGTATCTCGACGGTGACGCCGAGGTGCACGGCCACGACTTCATCGAGATCGCGCTGATCGGACACGGCACCGGCCGTCATCTCAACGTCCGTGGCGAGCAGCCGCTGGTGCCCGGAGACCTGCTCGTGCTCCGCCCCGGAGCCTGGCACGGATTCGTTGACTGCGTTGATCTTGAAGTGGCGAACTGCTGCCTGTCGGCGCAGGCGCTGGACGGACGGTTGTCCTTCCTGTATTCGGATCCGGTGCTCCGTCAGCTGTTGTGGACCGGGCCGGTGCTGGCGGGACGACAGGGCAATTACGCCGTACGTCTCCGGGCAGACGCCGCAGCGGCCGGTGTATCGGCGATCCGCAAGCTGGGGGCAGTCTCCGGAGCGGGCCTGGGTCTGATCGGCCAGTTGTTGATCACGCTCGGGCTGCTGGTCGACGCTCTCCCCGACGCCAGGCCGGCGGGAGCAGCCGATGGACAGGCCGCCGCCCCACCCGGCTGGCCGGAGACCCCCGGGGTTATCCGGGAGGTCGCCGCGCTGATGGCTGCCGGGCCGGAGCGCCCCTGGCGGGTCGAGGAGCTCGCCGACCTCGCTGCTCTCGATCCGGACTACCTGGGACGCCTGTTTCGGCGCCACCTCGGCGTCTCTCCGATGACCTACCTGGCCCGGATCCGGGTCGAGCGGGCCGCCCGCCTCCTCACCCACACCGCCGACCCGGCGGCCAGGATCGGTGCCCTCGTAGGCTGGCCCGACCCCACCTACTTCGCGCGACGATTCCGGCAGTTGACCGGCCTGACCCCAACCGCGTACCGGGACCGGGCGCGCGCTCGCGGCGCCGGCATCGAACCGGCCGTCAGAGCACCCGAAACCGAGTCGGCGGCCCCGGAAGCCGCCGACACGCCGCACAAATCAGGGGGATATGTGACCCCTCGGCGGGGTGGGAGGGGCGCTGGCAGACTGGGTCCATGCCCGCAACGGCCGACGAGCACGTGGATGTCCTGA
- a CDS encoding NAD(P)/FAD-dependent oxidoreductase: MPATADEHVDVLIIGAGISGIGAAYRLQQECPDHGYAIVEARDRIGGTWDLFRYPGIRSDSDIFTFSYPFKPWPGTQSLAEGADIRNYLEEIAAECGIDRRIRFGHRVTTADWSSTDRQWTVTTVSAAGTQTWTCKFLYACSGYYDYAAGHAPEFPGARDFTGPIVHPQHWPDDLDLTGRRVAVIGSGATAITLVPALARTAAHVTMVQRSPSWIISQPRHDATAERLQRRLPARLAHHINRLRHLALGQTFYRLTRRRPEAARQMLTGPIARRLGPDYTARHFQPSYNPWDQRLCVTPDGDLIKAVQRGDVSVATGRIDRVDADGIRLASGELVPADVIITATGLRMQLLDRIGLSVDGRPVDPEDRAVYRGLMFDGVPNFAIAVGYVNASWTLRADLASRYVCRFLRYLRRHDLAFGYPVRPADLRPSPLLPLASGYIRRASLPVQGSEPPWFYPQNYFVDALRMRFADPRRDMHFEPYDADVDQLGEYSWRPVRANQLHEPRTPDLNGESAR, translated from the coding sequence ATGCCCGCAACGGCCGACGAGCACGTGGATGTCCTGATCATCGGCGCCGGCATCAGCGGCATCGGCGCGGCGTACCGGCTGCAGCAGGAGTGTCCGGACCACGGCTACGCGATCGTCGAGGCGCGCGACAGGATCGGCGGTACCTGGGACCTGTTCCGTTATCCCGGCATCAGGTCCGACTCGGATATCTTCACCTTCAGCTATCCCTTCAAACCCTGGCCCGGCACACAGTCCCTTGCCGAAGGCGCCGACATCCGCAACTATCTGGAAGAGATCGCCGCCGAATGCGGCATCGACCGCCGGATCCGCTTCGGCCATCGGGTGACCACCGCCGACTGGTCCAGCACAGACCGGCAGTGGACGGTGACAACAGTGTCCGCCGCCGGCACCCAGACCTGGACCTGCAAGTTCCTCTACGCCTGCTCGGGCTACTACGACTACGCCGCCGGTCACGCGCCCGAGTTCCCGGGCGCAAGAGACTTCACCGGGCCGATCGTGCATCCGCAGCACTGGCCTGATGATCTCGATCTCACCGGCCGGCGGGTGGCGGTGATCGGATCGGGTGCCACCGCGATCACCCTGGTCCCGGCGCTGGCGCGCACCGCCGCGCACGTGACCATGGTGCAGCGCTCCCCGTCCTGGATCATCTCTCAGCCACGACACGACGCGACCGCCGAACGACTCCAGCGACGGCTGCCGGCCCGGCTGGCCCACCACATCAACCGGCTCCGCCACCTCGCACTCGGACAGACATTCTACCGGCTCACCCGGCGGAGGCCGGAGGCCGCGCGGCAGATGCTCACCGGCCCGATCGCCCGGCGGCTGGGTCCCGACTACACCGCCCGGCACTTCCAACCCAGCTACAACCCCTGGGACCAGCGGCTATGCGTAACACCCGACGGTGATCTGATCAAGGCCGTCCAACGCGGCGACGTGTCGGTTGCCACCGGCCGGATCGATCGGGTCGATGCCGACGGGATCCGGCTGGCCTCGGGCGAGCTGGTGCCGGCCGACGTGATCATCACCGCGACCGGATTACGGATGCAGTTGCTGGACAGGATCGGCCTGAGTGTCGACGGGCGACCCGTCGATCCGGAGGATCGGGCCGTCTACCGCGGCCTGATGTTCGACGGCGTACCCAACTTCGCGATAGCCGTCGGATACGTGAACGCCTCCTGGACGCTCCGCGCTGATCTCGCCAGCCGGTACGTCTGCCGCTTCCTGCGGTATCTGCGACGACACGACCTGGCCTTCGGCTACCCGGTCCGGCCGGCCGATCTCCGGCCGTCGCCACTGCTGCCACTGGCCTCGGGCTACATCCGCCGGGCAAGCCTCCCGGTGCAGGGCTCGGAGCCACCGTGGTTCTACCCGCAGAACTATTTCGTCGATGCCCTGCGGATGAGGTTCGCCGATCCGCGCCGCGACATGCATTTCGAGCCGTACGACGCCGACGTCGACCAGCTCGGTGAGTATTCCTGGCGTCCGGTCCGGGCGAACCAGCTCCACGAGCCCAGAACACCGGATCTGAACGGCGAAAGTGCACGGTGA
- a CDS encoding ABC transporter permease — MEFLKDFWRILREDKPALVGGAVILVYVLVAIFGHFFAHVSDLPSGGQAYLGPSLHHPLGTDFLGNDTLSEIIIGTRPVMIVGVVSAVIVIFVGVVVGLFSGYVGGFLDGLIMRITDIFLTIPGLPLIIVIASIIHTTNPFVLAIILSVTAWAGLARAVRAQALSLRTSDFIDAAKVQNLPLSNLIGRQLLPNVGPYVAISFLLAVTGAIYAQVGLFVLGVAPVSGTNWGIMINLAMNQGALYTSRSMLYLFAPMAAIVLLQVALVYFSRALDKLFNPRLRVQ, encoded by the coding sequence ATGGAGTTTCTCAAGGACTTCTGGCGGATCCTCCGCGAGGACAAGCCGGCACTGGTCGGTGGCGCCGTCATTCTGGTGTACGTCCTGGTGGCGATCTTCGGACACTTCTTCGCCCACGTCTCGGACCTCCCGTCGGGCGGCCAGGCCTATCTCGGTCCGTCTCTGCACCATCCGCTCGGCACCGACTTCCTCGGCAACGACACGTTGTCCGAGATCATCATCGGCACCCGCCCGGTGATGATCGTCGGTGTTGTCTCGGCGGTGATCGTGATCTTCGTCGGCGTTGTCGTCGGCCTGTTCAGCGGCTATGTCGGCGGGTTCCTCGACGGACTGATCATGCGGATCACCGACATCTTCCTGACCATCCCCGGTCTGCCGCTGATCATCGTGATCGCCAGCATCATCCACACCACGAACCCGTTCGTGCTGGCGATCATCCTTTCGGTCACCGCGTGGGCCGGGCTGGCCCGGGCGGTCCGCGCCCAGGCGTTGAGCCTGCGCACCTCAGACTTCATCGATGCCGCCAAGGTGCAGAACCTGCCGCTGTCGAATCTGATCGGACGGCAGTTGTTGCCCAACGTCGGGCCGTACGTCGCCATCAGCTTCCTGTTGGCGGTCACCGGCGCCATCTACGCCCAGGTCGGCCTCTTCGTCCTCGGCGTGGCGCCGGTCAGCGGCACCAACTGGGGGATCATGATCAACCTGGCGATGAACCAGGGCGCGCTCTACACCAGCAGAAGCATGCTCTACCTGTTCGCCCCGATGGCGGCGATCGTGCTGCTGCAGGTGGCTCTGGTGTATTTTTCCCGGGCTCTGGACAAGTTGTTCAATCCGCGATTGAGGGTTCAGTGA
- a CDS encoding phytanoyl-CoA dioxygenase family protein, protein MTVSHSTMINDDLVRDVDDDGNIPEDLITTYTRDGVVRVRGMLRPDEVGEFLAAERDFHQRHKADSLDKAGTFTQLVNVWRQDDRLAQLTLHPRIATVAEQLAGMPLRIWHDHMLVKEPHNNKPTFFHQDRPYWPHTNDRHSLSCWIALVDVPPERGCMSFLPGTQHLTGLRPQNLAEEEDLFGLAPELRWLPRITYPLRAGDVTFHTSYTGHMALDNRTDEARYAHITVYMDAETRFNGNPHVVTNPLGLAPNDRLDGETFPEV, encoded by the coding sequence ATGACCGTATCGCACTCGACCATGATCAACGACGATCTTGTCCGTGACGTCGATGATGACGGAAACATCCCAGAGGATCTGATCACCACCTATACCCGGGACGGCGTGGTCCGGGTCCGCGGCATGCTGCGCCCGGACGAGGTCGGGGAGTTCCTCGCCGCCGAGCGAGACTTCCATCAACGCCACAAGGCGGACAGCCTGGACAAGGCCGGAACTTTCACCCAGCTGGTCAACGTATGGCGGCAGGACGACAGACTCGCCCAACTGACCCTGCACCCGCGCATCGCCACCGTGGCCGAGCAGCTGGCCGGCATGCCGCTGCGGATCTGGCACGACCACATGCTGGTCAAGGAACCCCACAACAACAAGCCGACCTTCTTCCATCAGGACCGGCCCTACTGGCCACACACCAACGACAGACACTCCTTGTCCTGCTGGATCGCGCTGGTCGACGTCCCACCCGAACGCGGTTGCATGAGCTTTCTCCCGGGCACCCAACACCTGACCGGACTGCGGCCGCAGAACCTGGCCGAAGAGGAAGATCTTTTCGGACTGGCGCCGGAGCTGCGCTGGTTGCCGCGGATCACCTATCCGCTGCGGGCCGGTGACGTCACCTTCCACACCAGCTACACCGGCCACATGGCTCTGGACAACCGCACCGATGAGGCCCGGTACGCCCACATCACGGTCTACATGGACGCCGAGACCCGGTTCAACGGCAACCCGCATGTGGTCACCAATCCGCTCGGCCTGGCGCCGAACGATCGGCTGGACGGCGAGACGTTCCCGGAGGTCTGA
- a CDS encoding ABC transporter ATP-binding protein — MSMHPVTALHADASGGTRQAAPTILEVDEVSVDFGRLRAVDTVSLTVREGDIYALAGESGCGKSTLAYSLLGMVPPPGVVATGQIRYRGRNLTTMDRRELDQLRAAEVSMVFQAAMNAFNPVITIGTQVEHVLEAHPESFPNRREGREYFEYLLRLVRLDPATVWNGYESRLSGGMKQRVAIALALLLRPSVLVLDEPTTALDILNQRLVIDILDDLHDKLGVTIIFITHDLALVAELANRVAVMYAGRLVETGTIDEIFYDERRHPYVNALIRAVPSVTADTSLIKPIPGRVPSLAELPTGCRFAPRCGLAEPICREIDPPLLADAAGHGIACHVVNAQLTTQGAPR; from the coding sequence ATGAGTATGCATCCGGTCACCGCGCTGCACGCCGACGCCAGCGGCGGTACCCGTCAGGCCGCTCCGACGATCCTCGAGGTGGACGAGGTCAGTGTCGACTTCGGTAGGCTCCGCGCCGTCGACACGGTCAGCCTGACCGTCCGCGAGGGTGACATCTACGCGCTGGCCGGTGAGTCCGGCTGCGGCAAGTCCACCCTGGCCTACTCCCTGCTCGGCATGGTGCCACCACCGGGGGTGGTCGCGACCGGCCAGATCCGCTACCGGGGCAGGAATCTGACCACCATGGATCGCCGGGAACTCGACCAACTGCGGGCCGCCGAGGTGTCGATGGTGTTCCAGGCGGCGATGAACGCGTTCAATCCGGTGATCACCATCGGCACCCAGGTGGAGCACGTGCTCGAGGCGCATCCGGAGAGCTTCCCCAATCGCAGGGAGGGCCGGGAGTACTTCGAATACCTGCTCCGCCTGGTCCGGCTCGACCCGGCGACCGTCTGGAACGGCTATGAGAGCAGGCTTTCGGGTGGCATGAAGCAGCGGGTGGCCATCGCGCTGGCACTGCTGCTGCGGCCGTCGGTGTTGGTGCTCGACGAACCGACCACTGCGCTGGACATTCTCAACCAGCGGCTGGTGATCGACATCCTCGACGACCTGCACGACAAGCTGGGTGTGACGATCATCTTCATCACCCACGATCTTGCCCTGGTGGCCGAGCTGGCCAACCGGGTCGCGGTGATGTACGCCGGACGGCTGGTGGAGACCGGCACGATCGACGAGATCTTCTACGACGAGCGTCGCCATCCCTATGTCAACGCATTGATCCGGGCCGTGCCCAGTGTCACTGCGGACACGTCCTTGATCAAGCCCATCCCGGGTCGCGTACCGAGCCTTGCCGAACTTCCGACGGGCTGCCGCTTCGCCCCGCGATGTGGATTGGCCGAACCGATCTGCCGGGAGATCGATCCGCCGCTGCTGGCCGACGCGGCAGGTCATGGGATCGCCTGTCATGTGGTGAATGCGCAGCTGACGACACAAGGAGCACCCCGATGA
- a CDS encoding ABC transporter ATP-binding protein codes for MTLLRVDQLMHHYPTSTAVLPALNEVSLEVEADSVTAIVGESGCGKTTLGRMITGLLKPTEGRVLFQDRDIWELSRGDWNHYRRAVQIVQQDPYASLNPGLSVRETLRPGLLRHKIVPRREVQAEILRLLDLVGLDADEAFLRRFPHQLSGGQRQRLAVARAVSLRPELVVADEPTSMLDVSIRVAVLDLLLSLREERGLSYVFISHDFGVVRYIARGGRIIVMFFGVVVEEGPAEQVIQQPRHPYSYVLLEAIPIPDPRTARRRRSEIAAAEIDERADQPPAETGCIFANRCPFVEDACRKTRPPMVEVAPGHHAACLFPERVPQLSGVVPVDTRV; via the coding sequence ATGACGCTGTTGCGGGTTGATCAACTGATGCACCACTACCCGACAAGTACGGCCGTGCTGCCCGCGCTGAACGAGGTCTCGCTGGAGGTCGAGGCAGATTCGGTCACCGCGATCGTCGGTGAGTCGGGTTGCGGTAAGACCACTCTCGGCCGGATGATCACCGGACTGCTCAAGCCGACGGAAGGCCGGGTGCTCTTCCAGGACAGGGACATCTGGGAGCTGAGCCGTGGTGACTGGAACCACTACCGGCGTGCGGTGCAGATCGTCCAGCAGGATCCGTACGCGTCGTTGAATCCGGGTTTGAGCGTCCGGGAGACCCTCCGCCCGGGATTGCTGCGCCACAAGATCGTTCCGCGGCGTGAAGTGCAGGCCGAGATCCTCCGGCTGCTCGACCTGGTCGGTCTTGATGCGGATGAGGCGTTCCTGCGGCGGTTCCCGCACCAGCTCTCCGGTGGGCAACGGCAGCGGCTCGCGGTCGCCAGGGCGGTGAGCCTGCGACCGGAACTCGTGGTCGCCGACGAACCGACGAGCATGTTGGACGTCTCGATCCGCGTTGCGGTCCTCGACCTGCTGCTGTCCCTGCGCGAGGAGCGGGGGCTGTCCTACGTGTTCATCAGCCACGACTTCGGCGTGGTCCGCTACATCGCCCGCGGCGGCAGGATCATCGTCATGTTCTTCGGTGTCGTTGTCGAGGAAGGACCGGCCGAGCAGGTCATCCAGCAGCCGCGGCATCCGTACAGTTACGTGCTGCTGGAGGCGATCCCGATACCGGATCCGCGGACGGCGCGCCGCCGACGCAGCGAGATCGCGGCTGCTGAGATCGACGAGCGTGCCGACCAGCCGCCGGCCGAGACCGGTTGCATCTTCGCCAACCGCTGCCCGTTCGTCGAGGACGCGTGCCGGAAGACCCGGCCACCGATGGTGGAGGTCGCTCCCGGGCACCACGCTGCCTGCTTGTTCCCCGAGCGTGTCCCGCAACTGTCCGGGGTGGTTCCGGTCGACACCCGCGTCTGA